The sequence taattaatatataaaaaatatatatgtaattaaatataaatataaatatttatttatttaattatttaacaatatgtaaaagagttaaaaaaaaacctattttgacattcttccttcttttttttatctattccttttctttatttttttcccctaattttatttatatgttgtgaatttttcttaaaaagtatatgtatatgttATGCATTGACTTATAATTTGtaaacttttctttaaaaaaaatgttgttgtgtcttaaaaaatatatgatGTAATTGGAGACTTTGTTAGAATACTTATGGAttgatttatgattttttttgtatgaatttttgaattttatagATGGATTTTTAAATGTATCTTTTACtagttgaatttttatttttattaacaaagagaatttgacattttgaattgttttaaataagaaaattgataatattctatcgaaaataaaaacaacattgtaaatatatatacatttcaagtgaaaaatgagattaaacttaaaaaaaaaaaagaacccatCCACGTAAAATCCCCACCCCGTTCCCCAGGAAATTTGGTGGGGATGAGAAATGGTACAAGGGGTGGGGGACAGGGATGGGAGTGGCATCCCTGGTCCCGAATGGACATCTTTAGGTTGAATGTGATTTGATGGTAGTAATCCACGTTGCggtccttttatttatttttcttttttaacgaagatgttttattttgttagagaagaaaaaaatagctTTTAAGACACAGGTCTTTCGCTCCAAAAGAATACTAATTATTTTTAGCTGATTGGGATCtcatattcaaaattttgatttggCTGTAAACCTCTATTAGACAACATAGATGATTGTTTTTAGTATATAAGAGAAAGAGCGGTCCTAAACATCAGCGGCCTATTAGCTCAGTTGGTTAGAGCGTCGTGCTAATAACGCGAAGGTCGCAGGTTCGAAACCTGCATGGGCCaaattttttaccttttttgtttcccccatatttttcttttattttttattcatttttttatttttttattccaTTCTAACACTCTGCATCTGCAAAAGAAGCAATGGCGGTTGAAGAATCGAGTGCCTGAAACAATGCCACGCCTCAGTTCGTCTTCTTTCTCACTCACCCACCAACCCAATTACTCATTTCTATCTCTTTCATCTTCAATTCCCTTTATCAATCCCATTTCTCATCTCCCATTTCCATTCCTCCACTCTGCAAAATGCCTTCTTCCGATCCCACCATCGTCATCGACCGCCTCCGATTCACTTACCCTGGAATCGACGGCCACCCTCCTCCCTGTTCCAAACCCCTTATTGAAAATTTCTCCCTCACCCTCAACTCTGGTGATCGTTGCCTTCTTGTCGGATCCAATGGCGCTGGTCAGTCAGTCGTCCCCCAATTCTACATTAATCATCTCTTCATTCAGGGGATTCTCTTTGTTTAACTCTTTTCAGTTTTCGTTTCCGTCTCAGGGAAGACCACGATCTTGAAGATTTTGGGAGGGAAGCATATGGTGGAGCCTCATATGGTTCGTGTGCTTGGAAGGTCGGCTTTTCATGATACTGCTTTGACTGTTTCTGGTGATCTTTGTTATCTTGGAGGAGAggtttattttattctttctcctttctctttctttgttCTTATTGCTATATGTTTCTCTCTTTGTTTTCTGAAGCTGCTTATGGAATCGAGAAACTCGGAATGTATTTTAAATCACgttatttttatgttttggaacaagaaaatttGTAACGAATGTAatggaattttttttagatCATTATCATTTTACTTGTGCAGCTCTTTAGTTATAATTAACTCTGAAACCATACAAAATTCGCCCATTTTTGCCTGAAAAGTTATAACATTTTATTTTCAAGATTAACATACTACAACTGTGTCGGTGATAAATCTAGGTGGTTGCTTTCTGAGTTTATTGGGTTGACAAAGCAATAACCAGCTTGATTTTGAGGAATTGCTATTAATTTTGCCAGCATTTTTACTGATTTTCCATGCCTTggaacttttttctttcttcactcCAAAGTTGTGTGTGGTGTTCGTCTACGTTTGTACTTTTATCTTTTCAACCTTTTAATCAAATGAACCTTATTGTGACTGAACATGATTGTCCAAGTCTagtacctttttttttttttctatctgCTTGTGTGAAtgaaaaagatagcgaaaattCTGATGAGCCCTTTCCTGCAGTGGAGGAGAGACATGGCCTTTGCTGGATTTGACGTTCCCATTCAAATGGCTGTATCTGCAGAGAAACTAATTTTTGGAGTAGGTGGGGTTGATCCAAAAAGGAGAGTCGAACTCATTAATGTAAGACGGTCTTACAATTGCATGCTTCACTTCTGTAAACTACTTGGTTTTCTGGTCTCTCATATCGTCTTCTTCAAGACGGTTGTGTTAGAATCATCTATCACTCAGAAGTGAATTTCAGATTGCTGTGTTTTTCTTCATATATTCATCTTTAGTGAATTAATGGTTCTCCTAATGCTAATTAATGCCTTACAATGTTCACATAAAATTTAAGCATGAGAATCAATTTCTTCCTGTCCGCTGACAGTTTTCcttgctctttcttttttggaTCTCCAGATTTTAGACATTGATCTATCATGGAAGATGCACAAGGTATCTGATGGTCAGAGAAGACGGGTGCAAATATGCATGGGTCTTCTCAAGGCATACAAGGTATTGAAACCTTATCATACATTTCTTACAGTTACCTTACATTTTAGGATCTTGTTATTATAATTCTATGGAAACGCATTTCTTATTATAATAGGGtgacttattttttttttatttccctattaaaatattgatattgcAATGTTATGTAGTTAAACAGAGTTGTTTTTGCTCTTGTCCTTTTAGGTTCTTCTTCTTGATGAGATAACTGTGGATCTTGATGTGCTGGCAAGGGCtaatcttttgaaatttttgagAAGGGAATGTGAGGAACGAGGGGCTACAATAATTTACGCCACGCATATATTTGACGGTCTTGAAGATTGGCCATCACACATGGTATGCTCAATTCTTCTGTTTTTCTTGTCTCTCTACATCTCTTgatgtttatgttatttttaaaagacTACTACTTTGATGTGGTAGGTCTATGTATCGCATGGGAAGTTGCAAATCTCCATGCCAATGGACAAAATTAAAGAGATCAGCAAATTATCTCTTATGGTAAGTACAGAAAACTGAACAAATTTAACAAGTGTTCCATTGGATTTTGCTTCTAACAATGCCTTGTTGAATTTTGCTCTCAGAGAACGGTTGAGAGTTGGCTAAGGAAGGAGCGGGATGAGGAGCGACTGAGGAGGAGGGAAAGAAAGGCAAA comes from Cucumis melo cultivar AY chromosome 12, USDA_Cmelo_AY_1.0, whole genome shotgun sequence and encodes:
- the LOC103501708 gene encoding ABC transporter I family member 20 isoform X2, with the protein product MPSSDPTIVIDRLRFTYPGIDGHPPPCSKPLIENFSLTLNSGDRCLLVGSNGAGKTTILKILGGKHMVEPHMVRVLGRSAFHDTALTVSGDLCYLGGEWRRDMAFAGFDVPIQMAVSAEKLIFGVGGVDPKRRVELINILDIDLSWKMHKVSDGQRRRVQICMGLLKAYKVLLLDEITVDLDVLARANLLKFLRRECEERGATIIYATHIFDGLEDWPSHMVYVSHGKLQISMPMDKIKEISKLSLMRTVESWLRKERDEERLRRRERKANGLPEFEERIEESRVTGDPARSAVRVINNGWAAGRLNSTVAGEENFLFSSNRVLRQ
- the LOC103501708 gene encoding ABC transporter I family member 20 isoform X1, producing the protein MPSSDPTIVIDRLRFTYPGIDGHPPPCSKPLIENFSLTLNSGDRCLLVGSNGAVFVSVSGKTTILKILGGKHMVEPHMVRVLGRSAFHDTALTVSGDLCYLGGEWRRDMAFAGFDVPIQMAVSAEKLIFGVGGVDPKRRVELINILDIDLSWKMHKVSDGQRRRVQICMGLLKAYKVLLLDEITVDLDVLARANLLKFLRRECEERGATIIYATHIFDGLEDWPSHMVYVSHGKLQISMPMDKIKEISKLSLMRTVESWLRKERDEERLRRRERKANGLPEFEERIEESRVTGDPARSAVRVINNGWAAGRLNSTVAGEENFLFSSNRVLRQ